Part of the Ammospiza nelsoni isolate bAmmNel1 chromosome 6, bAmmNel1.pri, whole genome shotgun sequence genome is shown below.
TTTGCCAACCCTATGAGGAATCAGATGCTAGGAATAAGGAACTGATGGGAGAACAGGTGAAGGATGCAGAAAGCATGGGGATAATTCAGCGATTTGGAGGCACCATGTGGAAGCTCCTTAAGCAATCCCTGTGGACTGCAGGGAAAAAGCGATTTGACTGTCAAGCCAGCTTCCAGAAATGAAAGTTTGCATAAATTTTAAGTGGCTGTTCTCTGTTGTGGCCTCCGTTCTCACACCAGGACCAGTTTCCATTGGGTACTGATGTTTCCAGGTAGGAAAGACAAGTGCTCAAaagacagagcagctcctttcTACTGCCCTTGATTTCCACAGCAACTGAGGCTACGTGGCCCTCACCAGAAGCTGAATAGCTGCCCTGACCTGTCAGTTGTGAGTCCTTGGGCACCAGGTGCATGAGAGTGTTCCAGGGATGCTGTTCTGCCcaaaaaaatacttctgtgaACACCTTAAAAGGACAAAACTTTTAGGGGGCTGCAGGATATctaagcagcacagagctgcagcgAAGGGCCATGGGTATAGTAAAGTTAGACATGGTTTGTGTTTTATGATTTCTTCTGAAGCCTCTCCTTTTTGCTCACGgtgtttgctttgtttccacAGGGTGGATAATTTGTCCAAGTATTTTAGTGGAttgaaagaacaagaaaaacgATTTAAAGTTCTGGAAGCCCAGGTAAGTAGTATTTTCTAGGCATTTATATCAGCTTTAGAATTTCACCATCTTTCTCTCATTTAATGGTGGTTTGGCAGACCCTACTTAGGGATAAAGGGACAGAAAAACAGATCTATATTACGGTTTCACTTTCCTTATTGCTTCTTGGTGATAAATGTatgtaaagaaaaatgtctAAACTCCTgtagaaaggagaaaagggaattcaacatttcttgctttctttgGTAGTTCACTTGAGAGTGTTTATTTCCTCTGTTAAGGATGCTTCTGGAATGAAATGCTTCatctcctcccctccccccccttcttgtccttctcctaatattttcttttttttttttaatgtcagctTGGAAAAGACACATTCTGTCTGATCTGACCTAATCATCTTGTACATCTAATTTTCTTAAGATACCAAGTACCAACACTCAAAAGGGAAGTGTCCAACATGCAATTATGAAATCCAAATAATAGCAGGAAATTCTGTCTCGAGCTTTTGATGACAAACTCTCACAATATAAACAAACAACATTTCTTACACAGCCTGAAAATGTTAAACCACCTGCTATGTAGCACAACTCttattgttttctttatctctgccACTCTCCTGTATAATTCTGGCCTCGCTGAAAATTCTTTATCTTAATACTCCTGATACAGTTTCCTGCTCCCTTCTTATCCCTTTTATAGCTTCCTGAAAAAAGTCAGGCTATACAGGTCCAACAGAAACACACAAGGAATGCTTTATTAAGTTTGTGCCAGCCTGAGGTCTTGCAATATCCTCACAAAAGAGGGCAGGTATTTAATCACTACCTATTTTGTAGATTTGCTACTGTACAGCTGTTATCTCCTCCATGGCAGAAGTTTTAACCAAAACCAACCTCTCGTGCACTCAACCAGCTCCAAACTACACATGTAAGTACTGAAAACAATCATGGAAAAGTTAATTAATACAGCTGAACAATGTAGTTTAAAAATGCAAGGTGGAAAAATAAGATTGGAAAATTACCCTATAAGGAGCTTCCTAGAGGTTATGGGAATATAATCAGGGAACAGAATATTCTTAGTTCAGAATGAAAAAATTACCTTTTGTAAAATACATTTACAAGCCTTGGGCAAGGACTGTCACTCAGGGTGAGTTAGAATAATCTCACCCAGTTCAAACACGTGAACAAGTATCTATTTGCAACAGAGGATTCCCTTGGGCGTTTCTTGAGTCCATGAGATAATTCTACAGAAGTATTacaaaagtatttaaaatgcGTAGCAATAatcattaaaaatcaaaactgaGCAAGTCtcctattatttttttaattgacagAATTCATTTGCCTTTAGAGCCGCACCCATTTCTGTCAGTTAAGAATCGTGTCCTGTGTCCCAGGGCTCCACTGCATGGAGTTTTAATCATTAGCGACAGGAACAAGCTAGTTCTCAGCCACTGCAGGATATCCAACACAATAAAGACTTTGGATACCCTTCTTAATGACCTATTTCAATATCAACCTAATGCTACCACACAAAACAGCCTCCAAAACCCATAAATTGAGCATATATACTACATGGAAAAAAGTAGCTGGAAAACTCAAAGTCACAACATGACAGGACCTCAAGTCACACAAATGTGAGCTAACCTcaagctttatttattttctgtcagaAGTTAATATAACACTTATGTGAGTTGCTTCATTATCAGTATTCCAATAAAACAACTCCATCCCATAGCAGGCTTCCCAGACATTTTGATACTGTAACTGCATAAAAGACCAGACATttaaacagctgaaaaataacCGTGTTTATCATTTACTGAGCAAATGCAAAGTAATACAATCTACAGTGTcttttttttcaacattttgaAGTTTCTTAAGCAATTACTACTATGTGCCCCTTGTGCTAAGGCTTTTAAACGAGTACATGACTTTGCCAATCCTAATAGGTGTGAAGAGCGCCAACACAGAAGTGCCTTTGCCAcaaagaagggaaagagaagagcATGCAGATCAGTTTGAGACTGACATTGAATACATTGATAACTaaattttattctatttcttCACATTAAACCTTTTGTCCTACTGAACTACTGTAGAAGTAAAATCCTAATCTCTTGAAGGCCTAAGGGCAACAAGCTCCCTATGCTAAGCACTATCAGTGCCTGACATTCCTAAGGATTTCTTGGTCTTTCTCCTTCAATTTCCTGGGCTttgtttcctgctgctcccgAAGCACTCGATCCTTTCTCCAAAACCACTCCACAAATAGCATTAAAACTTTCTCCTCCAGGGTGACTCTACCACCTTATTTTCCAAATACCATTTGTTCTCCAGATACCACACCCTCAATTCACCATCAGTGCTGCCAAATTCCACACTTCTCTGTTCTAGGGAGTCTCCCTTTggaagggcagttgcttacgCACTTAAAAACAAGCTCCTTCCTTGGCCAAGACATCAAGCTTGTACTCCTGAGCTgcttaaaaaaagggaaatcaaGAAAAAGTTTCCAAGGAAAGGGCTGAATACTGAAACATTACAAAACATACAGTTCCTGGAGTTCCTACAACTCTCAAACAATTGCACTCACCGGCTTCTCTTCCCACACTGGCTCCTGTGACACATTCCTTTGCTGGTATTCCTTCTAAAGGGCTCCTCACTCAACCTCAGAGAGTGGAATCACCTGGTTTTTGTTGGGCCCATGGCCcatcacagctgctgccagtTCCCTGCTGAAAAGGAGCCTTTGCCTCCACGTATCACACCACATGGAATACCTCCTCTACATCTAAGCATCTGATTTCGTTCTACTTTTCTTTCTCAAGGgtcaggggaaaaagaaatcaccTAAGAGACTTTAAAACAAGAATGTGTACCAAGAATTATCGTGCAGTCTAAGAATTTGGGCTGTTTGTGGCTTTTTCCATTACTTAAACTGGCTTGTACATTTTTAGCATATAAAAATTCACTGGCTTTATTTGAATTTTGCAAGATATACCACAAAAATATCAATACCATTCTCTAAGGGGAAATTTCCTTGGAATAATATAAACAGCATCAGAAGGGGGAAGTATTGGGCTGTGTCTGACTCTGATACAAACTTTAACTGCATTTCCTCACATGTATAATATTGTCTCTATGCAATGTAATTGTAGattgtacaaaagctttctGTTACcagaggtggaaaaaaaaaataaatctcagctCTGACAAAAATGAGCCTTTTATTACCAGATATTAATCTTGTTATGATGGCTTAATGAAACAGGCATTTGTCCAGTTTATTCAGCTGTGCCCCAGACCTGTGACTCCATTAGCAGCGATGGAATTTTGATAGTCCTACCTGTTCCTCACCCTGGGCAAGCAGAACTCATAAACCCAGTAAGTTTTGAGTAACTgagctgcatttttttgttaagaaataacAGATATCTCACAACAAGCATTCCTTGCTCTTGGTAGCAGTTTCCATTTTGAAATGGCTACTATTTTAATGTGATCAGCACACTAATTATCCACTGGAACCCAAAATCTATCCATTGGGACCTGCTGTGTGTGTCCACTCACATGCACTGGAACAACCAAGGTATTTACCAATGACCCACTAAGGAATGTGCATCCAACTGCACACTCATGAGAACATACATTCTGCTCTGAAAACTAAAAGGTGACTTTAGAAAAATGGAGCACAACTGCTCCTTTTACactgttttctgcttcttctaCCCAATGATGCATCAGTTCAAACACAAAGCCCAAGTGATTTGGGCCTCCCAGTTAATAACTGTTAAAATGAAGTCACCCCCTCAAACACCCTTTAGAGTTTGAGCAAGCACAATCTACCAAGACATATCACAAActcttaaaaattaatctttcaCTACACAATTGTAAATACTACTCTTGGGATTGGTTCATTTAGAATAATGACCCAAAAAATGTCAGTCCAAAGTGACCTGAACTAATTTGAGTCTCAAATCATGTAACCTTTCAAAGAATTTAATCTTTCAACCTTAGTTATTAAATTTACTAGCACTatggaaaaaacccactctATTTGACATTCCCTACAATGTGATTCATTGTATGAGATGACTCATCCTATGAGGGGATTATACATTGTAAAATGattgaaaatgttaaaaatgtgaGGTTTAGAATCTCTAACACTTGAGGGAAAAGTTAACAAGATGGCAAAGTTAGAGTAAcactttaaaaagttttcaaGGCAGCTTAGGAATCAAATAAAATGTTTGGTAAAACTCCTGCAGCTGCATTACTCAGCGTGGTTCAGACAAGAAATCAAGTTACAACCAAAAGTTTATTGTATCacatagaaaaaaaagtctccAGTTCTGGTATAAATAGCTGATTCCCACAAATGCCCCAATCCACATATAGAATCAGTATGGAAGCAGCACCTCCTGGAAAGGACATACAAAGGTGCAGATCCTCACATCATGTaactgggcactgctgtgctttcaCCCTCGATGGCAATGAcagaaagatgtttttaaacaaaaaagttaAAAGGTTTTCCTCCCTGGGACAGGGCCAGAAGAAATCACATCCAGTGGAAGACTaggttttattttcatagtTCAAAAATCTCTACATAATGAGCTCATCACCTTGTCTCCAGGATTCCACAGGATTTGGGAACAATTCCAAAACTGGGAGTTACTAGGAAGCCCTGCAACCGTTTAGCTAACACTTCTGTTTCTTTGGATACTTCAGCTCTGGAGTATCACACTTTATTCTGCCAGGATGCAACTATCCTGTGCCCATGGAGTTCTCATAAACAAAAAGGCTGGAGGTTATTTTAGGTAGCTTAATTTCTAACAATATAAAACATTCTTGGTGGCTATGATGCAAACTGTTGGACAAAAAGCTATCATGCGGTTTTCAGaccagaaaggggaaaaaaaataaaaaagagaaggaaaaaaatgaccAAGACAAGTCCTGGGATGTCTCCAATGTGCTTCATCCTTCAGGACTCTTCTTCCTCCCCTTCATCATCTACTTTAGGTCGGAaatttttcctgctcttcttcTTACTGCAGTGGAATCCAACTGTTCCCAGCGATGGCTCTTCACCTGCACCACTAAGCCTTGCATCAGGTTTATGTTCTGTGTTCTGGTCCCCTTCCATCGTgcgctcctcctcctctgctgcctttccacTGTCACTGTCTAAGTGCCCCAGCTCAACCTTATCTTCTTCCCTCAAGTCATCAGCCTTCTTAAgagattttcctttcagatcTGTCTTCACCTGTTTTTTATCATCCTCCCCTGTagatgttttcttttccagtccATCAACACCtcttttggttggtttggtgaAGACAATCctcccagctccacagctggAAGGGTCCTGGTTGAAGGACTGGGTGTAGCTGTCTTGAGTAGCCAAGCTCTGTTGCTCCCCTCTTTTCTTCAAACCACCTAGAAATTCCATGGCCACTGCCCTGTTAGTCTTGTCACTGCACTCTGAAACTCCCTCCAGGCTGTATTTGGTCCAGCGCTCCGGGTGTGCCACGTAgtcaggcactgcaggagaggTTCTGGGAGCCTGCACTGCTCTGGCTTGCCTTCCCATGTTTTCTGGGACCAGGTTACCTGAAACTGTGGTTGGAGGCAATGGGCGCTTGAACCTCCCATCAACAACATTATCTTCAGGCATAGAGGGCACAGACAGCTTGGCTGCCTCTTCCAGGCAATCAAAAATGCTCTGGCTACGGAGAGAGAATGTAGAACTCATGCCCTTCAGATGGAATGGCTGCACAGGAGATCTGCTGTTTGAAGAGTCAGGTGTCTCTCCTGATCTGGAATCCCCTTCATCTACAGATGGCTCCTCGGGAGATATTGTATCAACTTCTGCTTCATCCGCCAGCCCCAAGTCATCAGAGTCAGAATCGCTGAGCGACACCGTGtctgagggcagagctccttCAAAGTCTCTGCCACCATCAGCCAGTATCCCCAGAAAAGGTtcacctgcctcctgctctcccatCTTCAAGCTGTCACTCCACTGAGGTCTTTGATGTAGGCCCAGGAACAACTCTAAATACACTTGTCCAAATGCCCAGCAAGTTTAGTGCCTACAATACAAAGGAACATAAAAACTTAACTGTGAAATGAGAACCAAGAATGAAACCATCACTCTGTGTCATGCAAAGTAATTATAACTGCAATATAACAGTTAGCTGTGCTTTAGGGATTCCCAAGCAATTTTGCTTCAAATTAAAGCATTATTTAAGGAATGAATGCACattaaaattaaagatttaCACAGGACTGAATACAAGAATATGAAGTAATTGAAAGTAACGCTACCAAATTTCTTTACAGGTAACATCAGGTCCAATTACTAAAAGATGAAGATAAAGCTCTTGAGTTAATCTGAATCCCCCAAAGCTGTCTTATTACATCTTCCAGGAGACAGCAATGAGCTCTGCATATTACACCCTGTGTTTATTCACACTGTAAACATCCACAAAACACATCCAATTTCTCACACTTTGATTTGGCCAGTACAGCCCTTACTGCACTAGCTCTGTACCTGCTGTCCCAATAGCCATCATGTTGTGCCTATCACAAAGGTCACTATCACTGATCCGTATCAGTGAcagaaaacccacaaaaatatcAGGGCCACTGTTTCAAGTCTGCTTTAATGTGGCATAAAGTACAAGCTCCACTCCCTCCTTTGGCTTCACGCTCTCAAGTCATTGCTAGATTCCAGGAACTGGAAAACCAGCCAGCTCAAGAAATCAATCCCACTGGATTAAGAAAACTAATCACTCATGCCATGCTCACACATGGAAATGAGGAGAGACTGCAATCACAGGCCTGCAAGAGCTGGCCCTTCAGTCAGTGAATGACAGCGTGATTTGAAGCCTGActaccaggagcagctggaatacCTGCCAGTGCCACCTGCTTGAAGGGAACCTTGCTGAATTCAGGTGGTTGATGATGAAGCTACTACTTGCTGGGCAACTGGAAACAGAGCTGGTGCTCACACACATTTTGGTTCAGCTCACGTGACTTATGGAAACAGCTCTAACATATTATTAGAATAAGCTTGACTACCTAATTATAGGCTCTTCTGAAACGATGCAGTAAACAGACATGGAAAGTCTGTTAGTCACTCACTTTCTCTTGAGACTGAGTcagcttcccctcctgagggtCAGTTAAAGCCATCAAAGATCTCAGCACTTCCACCctagaaaacaaacatttccatCATGATACTGGAaatgtagttttaaaaataattctgtccCCCTGAATCATCCAAAGCTGCAAACTGGGTTCTAATTCTGACAGAAACTCATGGTGGTATAAAAATCTGTAGATATTATTGAATTTTTGGCAGAAGAACAGCACACAGCCTAATAACGCAGGCACCACTATATTTACCCAGCCTCCACATTCACACTGCCAATTTTATCCTGTAGAACAGAAgggaggtttttaaaaaaaatcaagctgtAATTTGCATGTGCAAAGGATTAAATAAACAGCATTAAATGCAGCTGAGAAGATACAATAATAATAGTTATGCATTGTAAACACTAAGTGCTGCTAAGTAGTAAGACCATGGGTAACACAGGCTTGTGTTCTCAAAGAAAGGTCATGTTCAAAGTTAGGGCCAGATTGTTATGAAGCACAAAACACAGAGAACCTTCTGAGGAGTGCTATGTTCCATGTCAAGTCTGGCTGTCTTTGACAGAAAGGATCTGATAGCTACTTTTGAAAACACTGCTCTCCATGTAACCATAGCAGGAAATAACCTTAAAACTGAGCCTTCTGCTCAGTTTTGCAACACATGAAAAGTAATGACAACTACTCAGAAAAGGCCTTGAATAAAGGCCTGTTTTCAGATGGCAATAGGGCCATCAGGGCCATCTCTTGTCTGAGGGCACCTacacagaaaggagaaattcTGCTCCTAAGAAAATGTTTTAGCCTTAACAAAGTTAGTGGCCAAACATGCTGGCCCTCACACACCCCAGCCTCACTCACAGGTTTGTTATGGTGACGTGACCACAGCACGACTCGGCAAGGATGTTTCTCCGGAAGGGAAGGTTCCCAGTGGGCTCCTCCATCCTGGCGCTGCTCAGACAGACTCGGTGCGtcttcctgctgcctcctgtgaGGGGGACGGACACCTCAGTCACCACAAACCACGGCCACGGGCCCGCTCTCACGGCGCACAGAGCACCGCACCAAAGCCCACACAGTCCCTCGGGACAGGGACCCGCGCCAAGGAACAGGGAAAAGAACATAGGCCTCTGGGCACTCGCCCCGCGGAGGGCAAGGTCACGGTGCAGCCCCAGCCGCGCTGCCTCGGCCCCAGCGCCCTTCGCGGCCCGGGATGCTGCTGGATACGAACGGCCCGCTCCACACGCGGCCCTCGCTGGCCCTGCACCCCGGGCACCGCCACCCGCCCGGGCACAGAACGCAAACCGCCGGGTAAGGGACgggagaggggaaaatggaaGGGGGAACCCCCGTACCCCGACACCGCACAGCCCCAACACCTTCCACAGCAGCCGCACGCCTTGCCCGCCTTTCCTACCTCTGCCCCTCAGCCCGCGGCTCGTCGGGACACCGAGTCCCTGCCAGGCTCCGCGGAGGGGCCACAACGGCGGCAGGACCACAACTCCCGGCGGGGAGAGCGGCGAGGAAAGGGCCGGCGCCTCCGCGCTCCGCCTCTCTCGGGGCTCCTGGGAGTTGTAGGCGGCCGCCTTGCCTCGGCGGAGGACATTTTGCGAGCCGGGGAGCAGGGCGAAGCTGTGCTGGGCGGCGGGACTACAGCTCCCAGGGCGCACCGCAGCGCCGACATTTCGCAGCCTGTGcgggccgtgcccggggctcGGTGCCCGGCCGGGTGAGGGGCTCGGTGCGGGGCTCCCCCGGGCATCCCCGagagccgcggtgccgccgcGGCGCCGCCCGGCGCCGTGAGGGGCAGGCACGGCACCGCCGCCGCCTTCCGCAGTCGCAGtctgggaaaaaacccccatgtCACAGGTTTTGTTCTCATCGGAAAAGCAGGGCTTGGCCACCACGAACTCATCCgaagttttctgtttgttttgtttcttttttttttttttttctcttacgTGTTTATTCTCAAACCAGAAAACCCCAAGTCGCTTGAGGCATAAAACCACTATCcatccaaataaaaaaaagtttccatTTGCCATCCCCGAAGAACATTTTTTGCGCATGTGTCAAGAAGTGGAGCTCTGTCTCAAAATGTTTTATTGGTGCTGGCCAAAGAGGCTcgatttttgtttttccccttatttCAGCAAAAAGTTCAAATTTTCAGCACAAATACATTTCCCAAGAGGCTTCAATATTCAGCTTGTTTTCCCTATGTTTAGGGAAAGGTTTGCTGTGCCAGGTGGGTTGTGCCAGacagtgctgtggctgcagaggctTCACTGGCTCCCTTCAAGCTGGGCCTCACTGTGACTCACCCGTAATATAAACTGCAGCCACTTCATATGCATCCTCAGTTTTTAAATACATACTTTTGACTGCTGGAGTGTTGCTAATTACAGTAATTTATGACACGAGGTCTGTGTTCGGAACACACTTGGCAGCAGCAATGAGGTTATTGCAAAATGTCTTCTGTCTAGCTGGAGTCATGCTGTAGTTTTAGAACAGCTCTAGAGGTGTTTCCCCATTTGGTgatcctatttttattttttgttatgtGTACGCATATGGTAGTACGGTCACAGGCATCTAAATGGGTATCCAGatggagggaggaaaggaaaacaagaagtaGGTGAGCAGGAATGGAAAGGAGAAGAGCAGTAAATGGGCaaacaaaaggaagaataaaCCTGGGTAAAacaggctgctggtgctgtgtaACACAGTCTAGGGTGTTGGGGAGACAGCAGGAGAGTCTCTGAGCTTAATAAGGAGCAGGCAGAAAAAAGGATGTGGAGTCATGTCCCATTTTTGTAAGAGTGGAGACAAGCAGGGTACAACAGAGCGATGCAGACAATGGCACAGTCTTGTTTTGAGCCGTGGTTCTTCGTTAGATGAGGGGCtcaaaggagcaggagagggcaACACCATCtccagtgtccctgtcacctgtGGGTGTGGGTGCCTTCAGGGACAAGCCCCATGTCTCCCTTTCCAGGGGCTACAAGTTCTCACTTTTTGCCTGGATGCTGTATTGATGGCTAAGGAACCTGAATGTacccttttcctccttcatgGGTTTTTATTCATGAAATTAGCTCAACTGtttagagcatggtgctaataaaACCCAAGGCTATGGGTTTGATCACCATACAGGCCATTCACTTtagagttggacttgatgatctgagtggatcccttccagctcagcctATTCTGTGACAGAATCTGtgagagaagagaaggagaactgaggctgagctgctcattCTCTGGTGGCTGAGGGCAAGGCAGCttgcagcagtggaaatgtTGGTGTGTTGGGACTTTCGCTATTGCTTGGCgacagctgaaataaaaataatgagtCAGAGTCTGAAGACCAACAGATGGGAAAGTGTTTTCCCCTTGCTGGCCTGAACTGAGTGGCTTGAAGAGGGGGCTGGAAGGTGGAactgggctgcaggacaggcCATCATCCAAATGAGCGGGCTGCATCCAGGCTCCGAGGGGCCGCTCATTTGCGGGGATGGCTCCATGTGTCTGCAGGAAGCCAGCGCGTCCCTGTGCGTGGGAGTGGCATGTGAAAatgcacagcagccccagccccatctcTGGCGCCTCCACTCCTTTTCTGCAAATAAATCTGTCTTTTGGCCCCCTCCAGTAGATGTTTCCGCTGCTCCCTggcaggctcctgctgctgctccttccctcgGAGCCTGGGGCAGAGACCACTGGTCCCCCTTCCCATGGCCGTAGGAAAGCAGCAGGCCATTCCCCAACAGCCACCCAGATCCTGAAAGTCAGACAGAGCAATATGATGCATTTTTCAACATCTCCTGCATCTGGAAGGGATGTTCCTCAGATGTGGCCACATGCAGTTCTTGAGGGGAGGTGCAGGCAAAAAGGAGAAGCGGAGTCATGACCGCCGCAGCCTTCTCTGCTGGAAGAATGCAGTCACACCTAGCCAGACTGGTACAGCCTGAAGGAAATAAATGAGTTGTCCTCTCCCATTTGCCAGAATGAAATCCTACAAATGACCTTGAAA
Proteins encoded:
- the TSSC4 gene encoding U5 small nuclear ribonucleoprotein TSSC4; its protein translation is MGEQEAGEPFLGILADGGRDFEGALPSDTVSLSDSDSDDLGLADEAEVDTISPEEPSVDEGDSRSGETPDSSNSRSPVQPFHLKGMSSTFSLRSQSIFDCLEEAAKLSVPSMPEDNVVDGRFKRPLPPTTVSGNLVPENMGRQARAVQAPRTSPAVPDYVAHPERWTKYSLEGVSECSDKTNRAVAMEFLGGLKKRGEQQSLATQDSYTQSFNQDPSSCGAGRIVFTKPTKRGVDGLEKKTSTGEDDKKQVKTDLKGKSLKKADDLREEDKVELGHLDSDSGKAAEEEERTMEGDQNTEHKPDARLSGAGEEPSLGTVGFHCSKKKSRKNFRPKVDDEGEEEES